A stretch of DNA from Takifugu flavidus isolate HTHZ2018 chromosome 13, ASM371156v2, whole genome shotgun sequence:
TGATTCTAatagatgctatataaataaagttgaattaaaTTGAGGGAAATTGTCTCTCGCTCTGTTTCTAGCTGACTCCTGTGGACACTGTTGTCTTCAGCGTCCAGGCCAATGATCCAGATAATGACAAGATCATTTACTCCATTGATCAGACATCAGTGAGTTCCAGTCTCTGGTCTGATTACAGGGGCAACACTCACGTATATGCAATCATTTATACCTGTGTGCATTTGGTAGCCTGATGCAGAATATTTCAAGATTGAACTCCCAAACAGCGGCGAGGTGATCCTGTCCAAACCCCTCGACTATGAGGCCAAAAACCAGCTGGCTGTTACCATCCATGCCTCAGTAAGCTCTGCACGTTTTCATGAATAAAAACCATCAAAGGGGCGTTCACGTGGTCACCATTGATGACCGCACAAGAGCCGATCAGCCTTGTTTGATCacagctttttccttttttgtcaggAAATGTACACGGAGGAGCACTTCAACACCAGCACCAATGTCAGCATCATAGTCCTGGATGGAGATGACCAGTACCCCCAGTTCCTGCCCTGCATGCTGCTCTTTGAGGATGAGACCAGACGTATCTGCACCAGTCCCGTCTACACGGTCAACGTCACGGAGGGCGAAGAGGTCACAGCTAGATATCCCTCAGTTACAGTCACTTGATTAAACTAAGAACCTGGACACAATTACTCAACAATATCAAGTCTAGTTTAATTCACATATAACATCTTTAGAGGGCACAAAGATCTGCATCGCatatatgaaaataaatatatgtgtTTTACCCACATGGAATTTGAATTCACTGAATATGTGTACGTACACAGAAGACAAACATATGTCATATCTGCTCAAATTATATATGAAAACAGCTTCAAGAGCAATGGTAAATGATGAAATATGTGGGAAACATATAGGTCCTGGTTCTGGATTCATTTCCCACTTATGTCAGTGAAAATTTGaggatttttctcatttttatatGGATTTCTTAGTTACTCTAAATTGCACATAGTTAATAGTACTAAATATGAGAGCGTTTGCATCCCATCTATATGCCACTGATAGTGGCTCCGCCTTCATGACCCTGTATAGATTACACAGTGATGGACGACATATGTTTATATTTATAGATAGTATTAAGAAATACTTACACTGTATATGCATTTATAGATGTTTTTATCGACCTTTTTCGACCTTTTTGAATTTATAGATGTTTTTATCtaccttttttttctcaaacatGCACAATATATAATATTgttaaaattaataataattatacgTTGTCCCATGAAACTTACAATACACAATCATTCCATGTACTATGTATCATATGGACCATATGCATTCATATAGAGCAAAATATAAATAATTTACACACATATTctctttatgtatttgaatgtaCTTCAATCATACGCAGCATGACAAACTGTATGGCTTATACATATACACTGTATGTGTACATACATATTGAACCCATATAGGTTTTAAAAGAAACTGTTTGTATACAGTGTGCACATGTATTCACTGATACGGGGCATAACGCACCCCAAATAGCACTTGCGATAAccatgtatatactgtatgtatgttGTATGTAACTATGTATGTATGTTCCTGCACAGgcgatgattgacagctgtgtgTCACCTTGCAGGACATTGTGTTGGACTTCTCTCCGGGTCCCATTCATGCAGTAGATGGAGACAGCGGGCTGAGGTCTCCCATCAGCTATGCCATTCTCTCAGGTTCCACACACAGCAGCCAAGTTTGTGCTTCAGATGCTCTGTGTTTACGAGCCtgcataaaaacacaacatttgtgCTCGCGTTTCAGGAGATGACGACGGGCGTTTCCGGTTGGACGGAGAGACGGGGGAGATGAGACTCACGCGAGGGGTCAGCGACAGACTGACCACTCCGAGGCTGCACCTCAACATCATGGTACTTTAACACCAGCGTGAGGAAAAGAGACTCACCCTGCAGCTCTTCATGACCTTCTCTCTTTGTCCTGCTAGGCATACCAGGTCGACGACCCCAGGAAGTACACCGTTGCCACGGTATTGGTCCGAGTTCTGGCGGTGAACCATTTTCATCCAGAGTTCCAGAATGCTGAATATCGAGGCTTTGTGAGCACGGGGAAGACCGGTGCCTCTCTGGTCAACACCTACGGCGGCAAAGTCCTTAAGCTGCATGTGCAAGATGGAGACTTTAACCATGTACACACACCACGAACACAAAAGAGAACTGCTCATCGGTGATATATACGACTCTGCTTCACCTGCCACCTTTTTCTAAATGTAACAGGATTCCAATCCCATGATCCACTTCAGCTTCACTCTGACATCAAACTACACATCCATCTACCGAATCACTCAGGAGGGTCTTCTGATTGCCAAGACCAATAAACTCAAACCAAGCCAGAAACATGTACTGGAGGTGAGTTTCCCTAAGTCTGAGTAAAGACAACAAGGtgtgatctaaaaaaaaaagcaacagtgaaATGTTTCTGCAGGTCATGGCTGTCGATCAGGAATCGGGTGATGCCGCCTTCGCCATTGTGGTGGTGGAAGTGCTGGCTGAAGGGCAACTGGGTACGGAGACGCCCTCACGTCCAGAGCGGTGGCAGATTTCAGCTTGGGGTTGATAAAGTTCCTGTCTCTGTCAACTGCAGTTCCCTACAGTGCACTGGCAGAGGAGCGCAAGTTCAGCTGCACTTTGGGGAAAGCGTTGTTCCTCTGCACGGTCTTCCTGACTATTCTTGGGTGTAtcgtttccatggtgatgtgGCTGAAGAAGAAGCACCGGGGAAAGAGGGACCCGCTGGAGAGGGGCTGCGTGGCCCAGGGCAAACACCCAAATGTGGTCAGAAGTTAATCTCTGGTATTTTCAGCTTGTTGCTGAATGAAGAGTAACTGAAATGTTCTCTCCCGCTCTCACTCCCACAGAGCTTACGATGGTTCCAACTGGTGAGTGTTTGATCTTCTACAGAAGCTTATAATAATCGtccttctgtttttcttgtCCAGGGTCTACCAAAAGTCAGCGGTCAATTTATATAAtctatttatttacaataatatcATAAATACAGATACTTAAAAGAAATTAAGTGCCTGAGAAGCATTAAATACtgaatcacatcaaatgagttctCATAAAAATGCCTTAACTGGGACCTTTAACACCATACAAACCTAATAAGATAACTTGTAGTTCCAACTGCATTGACTACGAACATGTTTATGATATTTATGCTTTTAGGATAAGGCATTTTTTTAACCACATTATGGTAACGTATATCATAGTCCTCTTTTCTGAGAAGGTAGAAGTTATGACAGATGGTATCCCTTATTAACTATAAATGAGCAGCCAGATAGACACGATTTGGGCCAGAGCTTCAGAAATTGCTGAAATTGAGCTGTATTACAAAAAAACTCAACTTTAGCAGAGTATTTAGTGCTTAGTACTATGGAAATTTactccatttttttctttcctcagttCCCTTCACAAAGTTTACACTTTCTCCTCAATCCCTACATGTTGGACTGAACCAAAGTCTTTCTTTTACCTTCTGTCTATGGTTGATCTTGCATTATCTTTATTCCTGTGCCCAATCCAGTCGAATCACCGTAACACCATGGCACACGTGGGGGAAACGCTGTACGACGGTGAATATGGAACCTGCAATCCCTCTTTCAGCTTTCCAGAAACACCGGGCATGTACACCCTTCACGACCTCCCGCCTGGTCCTGGATCTGAGCCACCCAGAATGACTGCCACACCCGAAATCCACACGACTGCGATGGAAACTGTTCACAACCCCACTGACAACGTTTCAGCGCCCAACAAACACCCCTGCAGTCCACCCAGCTCTCACTCAGCCACTGTGAAGGTGAGacgccctcctccaccaccaggaGAAAAGGCTGCTTCATCCCCGGACTCAGAGGCACCACCCAACACCAGTCCAGACTCAATGCCCTTTGTACCTGAAAGAACCCCCTGTACCAGTCTCGATTCAGAACCCACAGAAATAACCCCCGATGATGACCTGATTGACCCTGTCACCAGTCCCTCCTCTCAGTCTAGCATTCCATGGAGCAGAACCCGAATAGCCGCAGCAGAAATAGAAAAACCTCTCTGCAAACCCAGCATGAAGACGTCTCCTGAGTCCCCTCATCagccctcccctctccccagaCAGCTGTGTACACCCCCATCCACACCGGACCACTCACCTTTAAAAGCCACGCTGATACACATAGACATGTCCTCTATCGACACCCCTCTGGCAACGCCCAAGCTAACATCCATAAGTCTGAGCGTTGAGATGGGAGAGTTCTCCACATCCCTGGATGAAAGGGACCAATCAGAGCCCGAGACCGGAGGTGCCGGTAGCCCAACTCAGGACAGAAGGCCCTCGACACTCTCTGTAAACCCACAGGATGTCTGCGAGGCGGAGGGCACAGCAGGCGATGGTTTCCTGGGGGACGAAGTGGGAGACAAGAGGGACGAAGGTGAGGATGACTTTGAGATGGAGGACGAGGCTCTTCTGAGAGCGCTGATGCGATGTAATCCGTATTTACTGACCTTTAGTAAGTGACGTCTCTGCAATATCGCAGGATCGGAGCGCCGAAAGacagtggaggaggtgaggtgaAGCTCACAGCCTGTAGCAGAAACATCACTGTCAAAAGACAACGTGATGCCGGTTCCATTTGCACTGCAAAACCACCGTACATGTAAGGACACAGACAGTAGAGGAAGCTCATAGAACTGCTCATTTTTGACTTtgacttttgttctttttttgacTAGATGAACAATTATAGCAACCTTAATTCAGAATCCAAAGATAAATATTCACTCATGCACACAGGATACATCCAACACTATCAATCATGAAGTGAACGTTTACATGCAAACGATAATAAGATTCTTATCTGTCACTGTGGATTCTCCCTTGAACTGCAGGGTAAAAGTAAAGAATGATCACGGCGTGTTGCAGCTTGAATTGGTTTGTTACGCCTAATTAACAAGCTGCCTCTTTTTTTGAGCGTTATGGTTTGAATAAAAGTCACCACTGAGAATCTAACTGCTTCCCTTGATTTTAAGTCTATATGCAAGAATGTGGAGGTGTTCAGTTCTTGTAACAGGACCTCTTGATTTCACCAGTTGCCACACACTGGCTGGTGTGCATGCATTGGCGTTGGACGTCTATGGTGGAAGCAGGTCTGAGCGCTGTTCTGTGGCTGTTTCGGTTATTTCGTTATCCAGAAGGGACATTTTGTGAACTCAACGCTACCTGAAGGTCGTATCAGGTTCTGATTCCAAATAAAGGAAAAGGTTCTACTGCTGTTATCATGGTGTTGCTATTGAGGTCACTAGTTTGAAACTGAAGATATTTGCCGTCGTAAGCAGAAATGATCAAGAAATGACTTTGCTGACGTTATTAAGACCAAGACATCaggaaggaaacaggaaacagattaTCCTGGGAAAAAAGACAATAGAAACATCCTGACACTAACTCAGCAGAAGTTTGGTAATTACTACAGAAtttgtggagggaaaaaaaatctgtaagtAGTACAATTACATACAATATTTTTCGtatttggtttttattaagACATTTTTCAACAAACCAAACATAACAGAAAAACTGGATCCGATTGTTAGAGTCCTCAGTTTGCTTACAAATGACTTGCATCAAGTCACGAGTTAAAGGGTGGTCACTGCAGTAAGCTTGTAAAAAAACACGATATAGGTATCTACAGTGGTTATAAACGGTGGTAGTGACGTCACaaatatattttcaaattgCTTACAAAATAATGGAGATTATAGTTTGTCTTCCATGGATGTTAGTTCTGCTGAATCAACTGAAACAGCCTCATCGTGGAGACGGGAGAAGGCGTGCAGTACGTATGCACACGAACACACGTGCAAACGTGTCGGTGAGAAGGCAGTTGCAGCTTTGAGGGCAGACCGCCGACATCTAATTTGATCGTGATTGGGGGTGGGAGTACATGTTTACCTGGATGTCTCGAGGACCGGTGTGGCGAACAGCACGGTCTTACTGATGACGTTATTGCACCAAAACTCTTCATAATCACTGAAACACAGTTATTCATACACCCCCAGCTGTAGCGTATTGAAATCATGAAAGCTAACGTATGCAGTGTGGATTACATTAGGCAGACAGAGAAGAACAAATTCTACGGGCTAGACATTAGCTTTACTCTTCATGTAATATAGCCAGAGGAGTAAATTTGTTCCATCGCAGTTCACTAACATGAACCTGTCCAGAAATACAAAAATGACAACATTGTTCTTCGCTTGACCCGAAAGAGGGAAAACGTGGCGTGTGGAAGCGACGTAAGGCTGGTGATGTATATCTGAACCTTAAACACAGTGACAAACTGGCCAAGCATGTACGCTTTAGAATGCTAACGCGTGAACCAAAGGATATGTTcgaaaaaacaaatacaataaaTTATTGTCCAATTTGATTGAACaagttcatttcatttca
This window harbors:
- the LOC130535997 gene encoding cadherin-related family member 5 isoform X2; this translates as MALTETKSSISKAKVLVCLLAAFWCLRTAAGMSGWGGCMDGQDVYGSIRENSRYGDVVAELMVEPMVEGIWWSLDGKDADWFFLEDSSIRLNASAEKVLDREAQGPILMASLRCHENDMIQSTYRIMVEILNANDNFPVFEDRAELTVPLSELTPVDTVVFSVQANDPDNDKIIYSIDQTSPDAEYFKIELPNSGEVILSKPLDYEAKNQLAVTIHASEMYTEEHFNTSTNVSIIVLDGDDQYPQFLPCMLLFEDETRRICTSPVYTVNVTEGEEDIVLDFSPGPIHAVDGDSGLRSPISYAILSGDDDGRFRLDGETGEMRLTRGVSDRLTTPRLHLNIMAYQVDDPRKYTVATVLVRVLAVNHFHPEFQNAEYRGFVSTGKTGASLVNTYGGKVLKLHVQDGDFNHDSNPMIHFSFTLTSNYTSIYRITQEGLLIAKTNKLKPSQKHVLEVMAVDQESGDAAFAIVVVEVLAEGQLVPYSALAEERKFSCTLGKALFLCTVFLTILGCIVSMVMWLKKKHRGKRDPLERGCVAQGKHPNVSLRWFQLSNHRNTMAHVGETLYDGEYGTCNPSFSFPETPGMYTLHDLPPGPGSEPPRMTATPEIHTTAMETVHNPTDNVSAPNKHPCSPPSSHSATVKVRRPPPPPGEKAASSPDSEAPPNTSPDSMPFVPERTPCTSLDSEPTEITPDDDLIDPVTSPSSQSSIPWSRTRIAAAEIEKPLCKPSMKTSPESPHQPSPLPRQLCTPPSTPDHSPLKATLIHIDMSSIDTPLATPKLTSISLSVEMGEFSTSLDERDQSEPETGGAGSPTQDRRPSTLSVNPQDVCEAEGTAGDGFLGDEVGDKRDEGSERRKTVEEVR
- the LOC130535997 gene encoding cadherin-related family member 5 isoform X1, producing MALTETKSSISKAKVLVCLLAAFWCLRTAAGMSGWGGCMDGQDVYGSIRENSRYGDVVAELMVEPMVEGIWWSLDGKDADWFFLEDSSIRLNASAEKVLDREAQGPILMASLRCHENDMIQSTYRIMVEILNANDNFPVFEDRAELTVPLSELTPVDTVVFSVQANDPDNDKIIYSIDQTSPDAEYFKIELPNSGEVILSKPLDYEAKNQLAVTIHASEMYTEEHFNTSTNVSIIVLDGDDQYPQFLPCMLLFEDETRRICTSPVYTVNVTEGEEDIVLDFSPGPIHAVDGDSGLRSPISYAILSGDDDGRFRLDGETGEMRLTRGVSDRLTTPRLHLNIMAYQVDDPRKYTVATVLVRVLAVNHFHPEFQNAEYRGFVSTGKTGASLVNTYGGKVLKLHVQDGDFNHDSNPMIHFSFTLTSNYTSIYRITQEGLLIAKTNKLKPSQKHVLEVMAVDQESGDAAFAIVVVEVLAEGQLVPYSALAEERKFSCTLGKALFLCTVFLTILGCIVSMVMWLKKKHRGKRDPLERGCVAQGKHPNVSLRWFQLSNHRNTMAHVGETLYDGEYGTCNPSFSFPETPGMYTLHDLPPGPGSEPPRMTATPEIHTTAMETVHNPTDNVSAPNKHPCSPPSSHSATVKVRRPPPPPGEKAASSPDSEAPPNTSPDSMPFVPERTPCTSLDSEPTEITPDDDLIDPVTSPSSQSSIPWSRTRIAAAEIEKPLCKPSMKTSPESPHQPSPLPRQLCTPPSTPDHSPLKATLIHIDMSSIDTPLATPKLTSISLSVEMGEFSTSLDERDQSEPETGGAGSPTQDRRPSTLSVNPQDVCEAEGTAGDGFLGDEVGDKRDEGEDDFEMEDEALLRALMRCNPYLLTFSK